Genomic window (Ictalurus punctatus breed USDA103 chromosome 16, Coco_2.0, whole genome shotgun sequence):
TCAGTCTTGTAAGAACCCTGGAGTGTACCTAGACAACAAACCAGAATGGAGTGGGTAATTTCAGGTTCAGGCTCTTCAATGTTTGTTCAATGTAGATTATGCAAATAGTGTATTGAATATGATTAATGGATTTAgatgtatgtgttttgtttgtttgtatgtatggCTGCTGTGGTGAAACAATCTCCCATggacaataaaaaaacattaccTTATCTTGTTTTAGGTAGATGGCAAAAGAAGTTTTGTTGGTGCATTTCCAAATATCCCTTGCCATTTGACTATAAATTCATCCAAGGAGCGCATGGAACATCTGCGACTGACAAATGGCAATGGAACTTCTGAAAACCTCAGGTAATTTATTACTTGAACAAAAATGCCTGTCATTTAGACTATGGCATAAAGAATAGATTTTTATCACAGAAAAACCACACATGTTGTAACATCATACTAAGAATTAGTATTAAGTAGTAAACATATGGTAATGCTATTTACAGTATGTACCATTTGCCAACAGAGCTAACATATAATTGCATGTTTTCAGTATTCAAGAGGGGACATTACTGCTCATTATGTGCTGCCTCAAAATCTCCAGGTGGTggtgcaaaaacattttgggTGGGTAATGTAGCAATGGTTATAACATTTTTATGGGCACAccattttgtttaaaagtgtgtgttgagtgtgtaagagagtgagtgaatgaaagcgagagactgagagagagggtgagagaatgagagagaaactAATTGATTACTGAGCAATTTGATAAGATTACTATGATCATTTTTCACATTGAATGTCACTGCTGCAACAGGTGGTTTCATGTGGCATGTCTTTCTATGTCAGAGAAGCAGTTCAAAAGGGCTCAAAAGGTTGACTGGAAGTGCTGcctatgtaaataattttgaattcctttggctcccatccacaatctaaacatccatccatccatccatccaccttctaccgcttactccttcaaACATGtacatgaataaattaaaagaaaacaaataaaaatgtttgaaatattaaaacatttgttgatcatcatttcttttaattatttcattaataagacatctattttttttgaagaaaaccattcaattcATTACAGGTCATTTTAACCCCCTTAATGCATTCacgggggggtttttttggttcatgcattgtagggtttaatatcaaaaatctaaaaggtgtgtctcatacctgacacctagatgaacactttacagttggttgtgtgactgtatgtcattcccttcaaatgctattgagctttaaaaaatggtatattttgtgtatgggcccattctccagtgaaattcatgtctaatttaaatgtgatttaatagtttattttgataaatatcaaaaatctaaaaggtttttctcatacctgacacctaaatgaacactttccagttaaTTTTGTGACTgcacatcattcccttcaaacgCTATATAAGAATGTATAagaatgtcgtatgtaactttagagacggtcccttaatttccgcatttccgcgaatatcgaacgtccaaccaactttattccagtctgTGACTAACAATGTGAAGTTTTTGACACAACCTATGAGAATGACTGCACAAGGGGGGGGAACCCTGTttacacatattttatattctCATTCCAATGAAATCTTCTTAGCTTTCAAAATACTGATTCTTAGCGAGAAAGTCACAAGCTTTTATTTCGTCcttatttccaaaaaaaaaaaaaaaaacaaaaaaaaacccacaacagcTCTTTAGAAATGCGAGTCATCTCCCAGCGTTGACCTAAAGGAGTCGATTCGAGGAGTCGACTCGTTTGCAAATGACACATCATCATAGGTATGGGAACGTTTCTCCGCTGTGTTTGCACAGAATATGGGCGGATAAATGGGAATATGTGGACTGGAGGAAGGAAAAACCTTTGGACCGTTTCCTCTGTCACGGGATAGTCAGGCCACCgtaaagaaaaacatcaaaaagGTAGGACATCAAGCACCAAGGTTTTGTGCTTTACTTTTACAGCAATTTGGGAAGTAGAACCAGGAGGATTGCAGAGAAAGCAAAAAGGAGCGAAGAGGAACCTTCAGCTTCTCTttggtttggatttgtttgctttGCCAATTTTGTTGACGAATCGAAATTGAATTGGTAAGAAAGAGCAACTTTAGAATTTACACCGCTTTTTTAAATGCCTTTAGAATATAAATCAGAAGTTTACTGCCATACTTGAGATGTTTTACTTGCTAAACTCTTCAATTGTTTCCATCTGTTGTTGCTTTTGGAATAGGCCTGAAAGATTCAAGTGTAAAGAGGGAGCATGCATGGTTATTAAATCTCAGTATTGCTGAGCTCTTGAAAGACAACCTGGTCACATTTTGAGGTGAATGTCTTGTATTTGTTTGCCCAAAGTTTTCCTCTCTTCAGTAATAGCTTcttcaaaatgtattaaatataacaCCTTATCCCATACTTAAATGCAACTGGTTTCTTCTTATGGAACAGAACAGGGGacacgtttttaaaaatctcttaaAAATGACATCTGTGCATTTTAATCCCGGGTTGGATTCCAAAGATGTTAATGGGTGAGTGAACAACATTTAGTGAAATAACTTGAACCTAACCACCACACTGGACCTTTACTCTTCCCCTCATCTCATTTTCAAACCCAATACACTTCACGCTTCTAAATCTAAGTTTTTGCTCAGCACAAAGTGTGATTACAAAATGTAATGTAGCCCAATCAGTGATGCCACAGGAATGGGATCTTAAATGACCACGTAAACACTATGCACTGTGCACTTAACTTTAAGAGTCCAGCTGGCTAATGCTGAACCTTAATTGAAAGCTTTTATAATCGCAATAGGGCTGCATAATCTGCACAGAATTTTGCAGTCATATTTTCCAATCAGTAATTCTGGTGTGCTTTGAAATGAACCCCTAATGTAACCGGGTTAAAGATTGTCCTGAATTATTTTGAGCTCTCATCTGGAGAGATTGGTCAGGTCGTGTCCCAAGCACACAACAAAATATTGTGGTTTATTAAATGGGTCATTTGCATGCTAcaaatttgtatttgtattgcaAAGGACAATATTGTTGATGCAGAACTGAtatattgtgcagccctaatacACAGTTATGGgtcaatcatgttactgaggTGCTACATTACACTCATGCAAGTACTAAATTAAGGGGATTTTTCACAGAAAATCATAAACGGTGCTGAAACACAGTGCTGATCCACCTGTAACAAGTTGGATTTAATGGTTTAGTAACAGTCTCTCttgctgtttgtgtttctttctttggttAGGAACAGTGGGATGGAGGAGGCAGCGGTTCAAATCGATGACGGAAAAGAGGAGAGTGAGGAACCAAACACCATGTACTAGTAAGAACCTATCCTGCCATCATACAGTTCAAAGAAGAAAATGATGACTAATGAGTGTGATTCTGTTACTTTTGCTCATTGGCTTCTCACTGTATGCTCATTGTCTTGCAGCCGTGGTAGGAAAACGACAGCTCCTTTTGTGATGTCTTTTGGTTTTCGGTGAGTGATTATATTCTTCTTATATCATCACTGTATCCCTACTTTGCAGACAAACTCCTTGTACTATTTTAAATCCACCACCATTTTATGAAATTGACTGTGCTATTAAAAATCTTATTTTCACTGTATGTTGTTCATGTCACTTTTGTAATGTGGATGTTTCTAGTGTCTTTGGCCTGGTGCTCATCCTTGTGGACATTATTCTGGTCATTGTTGACCTTTCACTGTCACCTGAGAGCCGTAAGAGTGTGGGGACTACTTTGGAGGCCATTTCACTTGTcatctccttcttcttcctcattgATGTGCTTCTGCGAATTTATGTAGAAGGGTTAGTATGTGACAGCAAACTGGGAAAATATCTTAGCTTTACATAATACTTTCCACATATGAAGATATctcaggaaaagaaaagagtGCTGATAAGTCAGAAGGAGTCCGGAAGTGTTGTGGCAGCTGTTTCCTGCCTGACTGTAGTAAATCATGCGGAAAGAAACTCTGTCCGTTGCTGACTCTGGTTATGCAGTAGGTTGGGAAATGTTAAAGCATTTTCATCACTACAAatctattttaatttaaatacaagtttaattcaattcaattcaattttatttgtatagcgctttttacaatagacattgtctcaaagcagctttatagaaatatcaacatggtatacagatattaaaggtgcgaatttatcccaactgagcaagccactgagtggcgacggtggcaaggaaaaacttactaagatgttttaagaggaagaaaccttgagaggaacccgactcagaagggaacccatcctcatctgggtaacaacagttagtgtgaaaaagttcattatggatttatatgaagtctgtatggcgttaggagcagccgtagtttTAATGTGTGTTCAAGCACTACTCTTCATGTTTCAGATTTAAGGTGTACTTCAGTTCCAAGCTGAACATCATGGATGCCTGCATTGTTCTCATCACTCTGGTTGTCACTATGATCTACACATTCTCTGATTTCTCAGGAGCAAGCCTTATTCCCaggtacataaaaaaaaaaaaagactctgctgttttatttttatcagaaCCTTTTTGAGTCCTGACTTTGACAATTGAGACTGTCACATTTACCAGGGATCAGTTTGATTTTCATGTCTTGATGATTTGTGTACTGTACAGTGTAAGTTTTTTGTGAGTTTGTCAGTGCTTTGGGGtgtgcagttattggaaaataatcagtgacagggtggtgtgaaaTGGGTGGTTGTTACCACcataaaaagtattattttccaataacaacacaccccaaagtgttttatttttcttaccaCAGTAATTTGTCAGCAATTTGAACATCTgtaaaacaagttcctgttatcacataCAGCTGCACttaacagctgtaaacagtcactCCCTCATCAGCATTCCTTTTTGctctgtcttgaagttaataaggcaaaatAATCTAGCTTGTCATATTACAGAGATCCATTTCCTGTGGTGGAACAGCtccacctctgactgttacaaagttctgacactggagagtccttccataaatgttaaataaacgtctcagAGAAAACTTAAATCATATTAACAATTATGTTTTTCTCTAAGtaagaacatgtttttaaacctGTTTACAGTTGTTTTGACTTGCTGTTTTGACTTATATTCACCTTAcaggtccctgtgaattagctgtttcCATAGAAAtagtaatgtattagaacaagagcATTATTATATATCTTGCAGCAGgcactactatcagagctgctgttagagacaattaatccacaccttctgacccatcagtttcaagaattcaacaatgctgtgtTAGTCTGTTGAGCATGTTGATGAATGTGTTGCACTCTGCCAACTATCAACAGGTTAGTGACATTCCTGAGGTCTTTGAGAATAATTATCCTAGTGCGTATCTTCCGACTGGCCTCCCagaagaaagagatggagaaggtCACTAGAAGAATGGTGAGAATCTAAATTAGCAAAGGCCTGTTTTTCATTCACATGCTCAGACTTTGTCAAGCTGATCTCTGTTCGGCGTGAACtaacatttatatttgttaACCTCTCAGGTATCAGAGAACAAAAGACGGTACCAAAAGGATGGATTTGATTTGGATCTCACATACGTCACAGgtttatgttcatttatttctgtaattttttattattttttttaaagactggatCCATTTATGCTTTTGTCTGCCAACATTCATAATGTTTGCTCTTTGCTTTTTCAGACAGAGTCATTGCTATGTCCTTCCCCTCATCCGGAAAACAAGCCCTGTACAGGAATCCCATCCGAGTAAGTAAAATGTTGAAGGAAAGTAATGAAAGTAGTAAATAATAGACTGATGTTAAGGTATAGAGCAAATTGTTGTATCATAAATACCAATTAATCAATGGCATGGCTGCACCATTTAGGAAGTTGTCCGATTCCTGGACACTAAACATCTGGATCACTACAAAGTTTACAATCTCTGCAGTGAGTGAGTTTTATTAATCTACTGTGCATATAAATTTTACTAAAGGGTGGTGATGAACAACATTAAGCCTAATGTTTGTCTTATTCCAGGTGAGAAAGGTTACGATCCAAAACATTTCCATTACAGAGTAGAACGTGTAATGATTGATGACCATAACGTGCCATCATTAGAGTGAGTACTCAGTcatgatgtttaaaatgtctcCTGTTGCTTTGAGGAGCTACCATTTGAGGTAATTGGTGTGTATTATGTGGTTCTCAGGGACATGCTGAGATACACCGCCAGTGTTAGGGAGTGGATGGCTGCAGACTCACGCAACACCATTGCTATCCATTGCAAAGGGGGGAAAGGTGACACTACACTTTGTGTGGTCCATTTCATTAAGTCTATCACAAAACTCTATAATATGAGATAGCAATCTTATTTAGTACTTGATGATGTATGGAGTGGTTGTAGCAGGTCAGGTTGAGTAGTCTTTTCTGCTGTGACAGGGCGTACGGGGACAATGGTGTGCACGTGGCTAATTGACAGTGATCAGTTTGAAAGTGCACAGGTAccgtactctttttttttttttttttttttttttttttttttatatataaagtaagtttatttgg
Coding sequences:
- the tpte gene encoding putative tyrosine-protein phosphatase TPTE isoform X1; translation: MTSVHFNPGLDSKDVNGNSGMEEAAVQIDDGKEESEEPNTMYYRGRKTTAPFVMSFGFRVFGLVLILVDIILVIVDLSLSPESRKSVGTTLEAISLVISFFFLIDVLLRIYVEGFKVYFSSKLNIMDACIVLITLVVTMIYTFSDFSGASLIPRLVTFLRSLRIIILVRIFRLASQKKEMEKVTRRMVSENKRRYQKDGFDLDLTYVTDRVIAMSFPSSGKQALYRNPIREVVRFLDTKHLDHYKVYNLCSEKGYDPKHFHYRVERVMIDDHNVPSLEDMLRYTASVREWMAADSRNTIAIHCKGGKGRTGTMVCTWLIDSDQFESAQDSLDFFGERRTDKSMSSKFQGVETPSQSRYVGYYEIMKSKYNRQLPPPKTLKIKSLRIHSIAGVGKGNGSDLKVRIIVKKEQVFQCICAKQENCALFPDVGNNTVVISLQDGPLVCGDVKVMFESSAGLPKGYEDCPFFFWFNTSFIENNRLYLSREELDNPHKSKTWDIYKEDFGVTVSFSDP
- the tpte gene encoding putative tyrosine-protein phosphatase TPTE isoform X2, encoding MEEAAVQIDDGKEESEEPNTMYYRGRKTTAPFVMSFGFRVFGLVLILVDIILVIVDLSLSPESRKSVGTTLEAISLVISFFFLIDVLLRIYVEGFKVYFSSKLNIMDACIVLITLVVTMIYTFSDFSGASLIPRLVTFLRSLRIIILVRIFRLASQKKEMEKVTRRMVSENKRRYQKDGFDLDLTYVTDRVIAMSFPSSGKQALYRNPIREVVRFLDTKHLDHYKVYNLCSEKGYDPKHFHYRVERVMIDDHNVPSLEDMLRYTASVREWMAADSRNTIAIHCKGGKGRTGTMVCTWLIDSDQFESAQDSLDFFGERRTDKSMSSKFQGVETPSQSRYVGYYEIMKSKYNRQLPPPKTLKIKSLRIHSIAGVGKGNGSDLKVRIIVKKEQVFQCICAKQENCALFPDVGNNTVVISLQDGPLVCGDVKVMFESSAGLPKGYEDCPFFFWFNTSFIENNRLYLSREELDNPHKSKTWDIYKEDFGVTVSFSDP